The sequence TCGTCAAGCTGGCCGATACTGCCGTGCGCGCCAACCTGCCGCAGGGCAGCAAGGTCGGTGACCAGTTGCAAATGACGCTGATGGGGACCGAACCGCGTGCGACCTTTTTGCTGGACGGCGAAGCAGGTGCCGCACCGGCCACCTTCAGCCCGACCGCGCGCCTGATCGACAGCCTGCAGCAACACTCCACCGCCACCGCCCTGCTCGGCAAGACACCACTGGTCAGCACCGGTGCAGCACCGCCGGCACAGATCGCCGCCGCCTTGCAGGGCGCGCTTGGCAACAGCGGCATTTTTTACGAATCGCATGTCCAGCAGTGGGCCAATGGTGAACGGCCGCTGGCCGACGTGCTGCGCGAACCGCAAAACATCAACGCCCGCACGGCCAGTCCCGATGCGGTGCTCAATCCCGATACGGCACGCATCGTCAACCTCCAGCTCAACACGCTCGACATCCCCCGCGTGCAATGGCAAGGCGAAGTCTGGCCCGGCCAGACGATGCAGTGGGAAGTCAGCGAACAGCCACAGCAACAGCAAACGCCGGACGACGAAGCGCCCGAGCGCAGCTGGCAGAGCGTGGTGCGGTTTGACTTGCCGACACTGGGTCGGGTCGCCGCGACGATCACGCTGGTCGGCGACCATGTGCAAGTGCAGGTGCGTACGGCCGATCCGGCCAGCGCGCAGACGCTGCGACTGCACGGCGCGCAGTTGTCGGAGGCACTCGCCGCCGCCGGCTCGATGCTCGACTTGCTGACGGTGCGGCAGGATGAACAAACCTGATGGATAAGCCGGATTCGCCGCTCAAGAACGCCGTCGCCCTGGCCTACCAGAGCGGCGATGCCGCGCCGAAAATTGTTGCCAAGGGGCGCGGGCTGATCGCGGCGCAGATCATCGAGCGTGCGAAAGAACACGGCGTCTTTGTGCATGAATCGAAGGAACTGGTGGCGCTACTGATGCAGGTCGACCTCGATGGCCAGATTCCGCCGGCGTTGTACCGCGCGATTGCCGAACTGCTGGCATGGCTTTATCACATCGAAGCGGCAAAAGCGGCAGGTGGCGAGGTATCATCGTGACTTTCCGCCTCCCAACACACGAGCAACCGATGCCCACATCCCAAGAAGATCGCGGAGACGCCGACCTTGACCTCAGTCCATTTAAAGTCAGTTCCCGCCGCGAAATCACGGCGCTGATGCGCGCACTGTGCGACCAGCGCCAGCTGATCCGCCTGCTGGTCGAAGACTCGGGCGACGCCGCCGTAACCTCGGTGCTGCATATCGATGAAGTCAACGGCAACGTGATCCTCGACGTACCGGCCGATACCAGCGTCACCAGACGCTTGCTCGACAGTGAAAACATATCGTTCGAGACGGTCCTCGAACGCATCCGCATCCTGTTCTTCGCCACCCGGATCGAGGAATGCGAATACGGCGGCCTGCCAGCCCTGCGCATTGCGCTGCCCGCCAGCATGATCCGGCTGCAGCGACGCGAGTTTTATCGTGTCGCCACGCCGCTGTCGACACCCCTGCGCTGCACAATACAGATCGTCGATGGCGAAACCGTGCAACCGGTGACGCTCTCGCTGCTCAATGTCAGCGGCGGCGGCATCACGATCATCGATGACCAGCATCAACTGGATCACACGGTCGGCCGTATTTATCAAGGTTGCCAGATCTATCTGCCTGGCAGCACCGTCGTCGTCACCTCACTTGAAATCCGTAACTCGGTCGATGTGCGCCTTGAAAATGGCAAGCACACGCGCCGGCTAGGCTGTCTGTTTCATGACTTGCCGAAGGCGATGCTGGCGGTCATCCAGCGCTATATCACCCGTCTGGAGCGGGAGCAGAATGCGCGGAATAACGGAATACGCTGATCCGCTAGGAGGCTCTGCACTGCGGCAATTGCATGCCGCTTTCCAGGGCGGATTCAACGTCGGCTAGCACTTTAGTAACTGTGGTCGTGCCTTGATGCGCGCTTGCACCGACCGCACTACAACTTGGGTATCCGCACCGTCTTGCTGATCATCAGCGACCCCGACAGCACAAACAGCAATGCCAGTGGATGCAGCGCCCAGTTGCCGGCGTTCCAGACACCACCCAGCATGTTGCTACCGATCTGCCCGCTCCATCCCATCCAGGCCAGTACGGCCGTGATCAGCACACTGGTCGGGATCGGTGTGCCCTCGAAGTACGCGACCTTGTCGGCACCGTCGGACAGGTCTTCGGCAGTGACGTTGTAGCGCGCGAGACGGCTCACGCCGCAACAGACGAAAAACACCAGTGCGATCACGTCAAGCCCGCCGCGCAGGCCGGCAGCAAAGGCCAGCGCGGCGGGTGCCAGGCCGAACGAAATGATATCGGCCAGCGAATCGAGTTCGCGTCCCAGCGCCGAATGCTGCTGGCGCCAGCGCGCAATGCGGCCATCGAGGACATCGAACAGGAAGGCGGCCGGTGCCATTGCTGCTGCCCACATGAACTGGACGATCGAGCCGCTGGCCATGTAGAGCATCGATAAAAAAACCGCACCGACCCCACAGGCGGCATTGCCCAACGTAAAAAAGTCGGCCAGATGGAATTCGCGCAGCATCGAAAAATGCCGTGGCTTGCCTGCATCGGGGTTATCGCGCATCGGTGATTCCTTGAAGTTATCTGGCCGAATCGGCCGGCACGATGGTGGTGGTTTCGCGGATCAGCCCGCCGTCCCGCACGCTGCCGCTGACGCTGCCTTCGCCGCGTATCCGGCTCTCGCAATCGCGCTTGTCAGCCGGCGGCAGCGCGGCGCAACGGCGCATGGCGTTGGCGTCGTAGGAGGCGTTGCCATCACCAAGCTGATGACGAAGGGCTTCATCGCGGGCAGCACCGGCTTCCTTGAGGCAAGTCGCCTCGCTCTGGTTAGACTGGCCGGACAGGCAGACCGCACGTTCGGCTTGGTAGCGGTCTCCGGCGCTGGTAGCCGATGATTCGGCAGCGCTGGCAGTGCCGCTCAAACTTGCCGCCAGCACGACGGCGGTCAGACAAATGGGCATCCTGGACATCATTTCTCCCGATCAAAAACCTTAAGCTAATCCGCCCGTCCGGGCCAGTCTGTTCGCTGGCAGACATACGCAAACTGATCGTCGCCTGATGTCTTCTGCAATAGTCTGCGCCGCATGGACGCCCTCCTTTTTCCTGACCCGCCGGTGCCTGCCAAAATCGTATCAGTGTGGTCGACGATCGCTGGCTCGAATGGCGCAGCGCGACCTTGCTGCCGGACGACGCGGCGCGTACCATGCGCGCACACGACAATACTTAACAGGAAACACCATGGACGACCGCTTGACTACCGACGAATACGATGCGCTGACCCAGATCGGCAATGCCGCCCGCGGTGAGCGACAGAGCGCCTGCGTTGCCCGCAACTCAAAAAAACTCAATGGCTTGAAATTCATCAGCCACGCCCGCGACGGCCAATTGACGCTGACCGAAAAAGGTCAGCAAACCCTGTTCCTGAAACAATGCATCGAAGGCTTGCGCGCCGTATCGACCGACGCGCTGGCCCATCTGTCGGCTGATGTTGCGCTGTTCCTCGGCAAGAAGGGTCACATCACCCGCGCCGATGACGGCACCTTTGCGATCACGCAGCGCGGCAGTGAATCACTGGCCGATATTGATGCGGCCAGCAAGCATTAACGGACTTACCGGAACTTGTCCCTGCGGCCGGTCCTGATGTCGATCGAAAACTTCACGCCTTTTTCGGTCAGTTCGATCGCCTCAGGCGGTTCGTCGCCGGCCAGCACGCCGGACAATACCGGCAAGCCCTCGCCCTTGCGCAGCAGCGCGTCGGCCCGCTCATAGACATTCTTGCAGCCGGTCTCGGCCATCAGGCTTTGGACAATCGGCACCTTCCAGGCCTCGACGCCGGCGGCCTGGAATTCGCACACCAGGTAGCCTTTGAGCCCGCCGTACCATTCGACCAGCAAGCCCGACAAGCCATCCTCGTCACCACTGACCAGCACCACCGGCTTGGTGGTGGCGCCACTGCGCTTGGCCACGGCGGCCTTGACGCGGCGCTTGATCAACGCGTGATCGACCGGTTCGTCGGCGTCGTAGCTCCAGATCCGCGCGCGGATTTGCGACTTGGAATTGTAGGCCGCGCGGGCGATGAACTGACCTGACGAGGTATGCACCAGCGCCGTGATGCCGGCGGTCATTTTTTCTTGCGGACGGCCGTCGACCCGTTCGACCGCCGACGCGTAAATCCACGGCTGGCGTTCTTCGAGCAGGCTTTTTTCCTTGCCTTGTTTGATGGTGATGATGAGCATGAGGTGATTCCGGATAAGGTAACGCGACGGATGAGGTAACGCGACAAGAAGTGCCGAAGGTTCCGGCGAGACTGCGCAGTGTAATAAGATTTGGCGCGGACATCCATGCAATCATCCGACAATTGATTTTCCGCGCCGAAAGCGACCGATGAGTATCCGACACCTGCAAGCCCTGTTCAATCCAGCCTCGGTGGCCCTGATCGGTGCCACCAACCGTCCCGGCAGCATCGGTAACGCGGTCCTGCACAATCTGGTGGCCGGTGGATTTGCCGGTCGCATCATGCCGGTCAATCCGAAACATCAGGTGCTGGCCGGTCTGATCGTCCGGGACGATGTCGCCAGCCTGCCTGTCATCCCCGACCTGGCCATCATCTGCACGCCGCCGGCGTCGGTGCCCGGACTGATCGCGGCACTCGGCGAGCGCGGCTGCAAGGCGGTCATCGTGATGAGCGCCGTGAACAGCGATCAGCGCGAGGCGATGCTGCTGGCAGCCAAGCCGCATCTGCTGCGCATACTCGGCGATATCAGCGCCGGTTTGCTGGTGCCCGCCATCGGCCTCAATGCCAGTTTTTCGTCCGGCCCCGCCCTGCCCGGCAAGCTGGCTTTCGTGTCGCAATCCGGTGGACTGATGAATGGCGTGCTGGACTGGGCCACCACGCGCGGCCTTGGCTTTTCGAAGTTCATTTCGCTGGGCGATGGTGCCGATATCGATTTTGGCGACCTGCTCGATTTTCTGGCCGGCGATCCGGCCACGCACGCGATCCTGCTGTTCCTGGAAGATATCCGGCTGGCGCGCAAGTTCATGTCGGCCGCCCGCAGTGCGGCCCGCGGCAAACCGATACTCGTGATCCGGGCCGGCCGCTCCGGCGAAGGCCTGCGCGCCGGCGCGTCGCACACTGGCATGCTGGCCAGTCCGGACAGTATTTACGATGCGGCGATCCGCCGCGCCGGCATGCTGCGGGTGAATTCGACCGAAGCGCTCTTCGGTGCAGTCGAAACCCTCGCACGGGCCAAGCCGATGCATGGCGAATGCCTGACCATCCTGACCAACGGCGGCGGTCCCGGCATCATGGCCAACGACGCATTGCTCGGCTTGAACGGCAGGCTGGCGACGCTGACACCAAAGACCGTCACCGCACTGGCGCAGGTGTTGCCGGCGTCCTGGTCGCAGGCCAATCCGGTCGACCTCGGCGGCGATGCACCGGTCGAACGCTACCGCGACGCGCTGGCGGTCCTGCTCAACGATGCCAACTCGGACGCGATTGTGTTTATCCATGCCCCCGGCGCACTCGTCGCCAGCACCGACATTGCGCGTGCGCTGGTGCCGCTCATGAAGCAATCATCGCGCAATGTGCTGACCTGCTGGCTGGGTGGCGCAGCCGTGTCCGAAGCGCGCCAGCTCTGTTCAGCCGCCGGCATCGCGACCTATGACACGCCCGAAGAAGCCGTGCGCGGCTTCATGCAGATCATCGATTTCCGGCATAACCAGCAATTGCTGATGCAGGTGCCGCCGGCGCTGCCCGAACACGGCACCAGCGGACGCCTGCGCGCGCAGGCACTGGTGCGCGCGGCGCTGGCCGATGGCCGCACGCTGCTTTCGGAGCCGGAGACCAAAATCATCCTGGCCGCGTATGGCATCCCGGTGGTCGACACCAGCACCGCTGCAACTGTCGATGAAGCCGTCCTGCAGGCGCTGCGGATCGGCTTTCCGGTCGCCATCAAGATTCTGTCGCCGCAGATCTGGCACAAGTCCGATGTCGGCGGTGTCGCGCTCGACCTTGAGGACGCCGATGCGGTGCGCCACGCGGCCCGTGCGATGCACAAGCGCCTGTGCGAACTGCAGCCGGACGCCGAACTACAAGGCTTTGCAGTGCAGGCGATGGCACGCCGGCCACAGGCGCATGAACTGATTGTGGGCGTGAGCACCGATCCGGTCTTCGGTCCGGTGATCCTGTTCGGCCAGGGCGGCATCGCCGTCGAAGTGCTCGATGACCATGCGGTCGGCCTGCCGCCGCTGAACTCGGTGCTGGCCGGCGACATGATTGCGCGCACCCGCGTGGCCCGGCTGCTGGCCGGTTACCGCAACCGTCCGGCGGCTGACCTCGAAGCCATCAACCGTACGCTGATCCAGATCTCGAGCCTGGTCGAAGACTTACCGGAACTGGTCGAACTCGACATCAATCCGCTACTGGCCGATCGTCACGGCGTCATCGCCCTCGATGCCCGCATGCGGGTGGCCAGGCCGCAGCGCAGCTCGCGCCTGGCCATCCGGCCCTATCCGCAATCGCTCGAACAGGTAACCGACTGGCATGGCGAAGCGCTGACCATCCGTCCAATCAAGCCCGAGGATGGCGAGGCCCATGTGATTTTTTTCAATCAGCTCAGTGCCGGCGATGTGCGCTATCGCGCCTTCTCGAGCATCCGCCAGTTGCAGGAGCCGCAGGTGGCACGGCTGACGCAGATCGACTATGACCGCGAGATGGCCTTCATCGCCACGCGCGTCGGCGCCGATGGCCAGCGCGAAACGCTCGGCGTGGCGCGCGCCGTGGCCGATGCCGACAACCATGAAGCCGAATTCGCCATCATCGTGCGCTCCGACATGAAAGGTCGCGGCCTCGGTCGCCTGCTGATGCAGCGCCTGATCGATTACTGCCGCAGCCGCGGCACCCATTTCATCATTGGCGAGACCATGTCCGACAACAAGGGCTTGCTGACACTGACGCAAAAACTCGGCTTCGTTGCAAAACCGGTGCCCGAAGAACACATCATGTCGCTACGCCTGGACCTCGGCTAACGGGTGGACTTTGTGCGGCTGCGCACAGACCTTGCCAGCCCCG comes from Actimicrobium sp. CCC2.4 and encodes:
- a CDS encoding CDP-alcohol phosphatidyltransferase family protein, whose protein sequence is MRDNPDAGKPRHFSMLREFHLADFFTLGNAACGVGAVFLSMLYMASGSIVQFMWAAAMAPAAFLFDVLDGRIARWRQQHSALGRELDSLADIISFGLAPAALAFAAGLRGGLDVIALVFFVCCGVSRLARYNVTAEDLSDGADKVAYFEGTPIPTSVLITAVLAWMGWSGQIGSNMLGGVWNAGNWALHPLALLFVLSGSLMISKTVRIPKL
- a CDS encoding EscU/YscU/HrcU family type III secretion system export apparatus switch protein, producing the protein MDKPDSPLKNAVALAYQSGDAAPKIVAKGRGLIAAQIIERAKEHGVFVHESKELVALLMQVDLDGQIPPALYRAIAELLAWLYHIEAAKAAGGEVSS
- a CDS encoding flagellar brake protein; translation: MPTSQEDRGDADLDLSPFKVSSRREITALMRALCDQRQLIRLLVEDSGDAAVTSVLHIDEVNGNVILDVPADTSVTRRLLDSENISFETVLERIRILFFATRIEECEYGGLPALRIALPASMIRLQRREFYRVATPLSTPLRCTIQIVDGETVQPVTLSLLNVSGGGITIIDDQHQLDHTVGRIYQGCQIYLPGSTVVVTSLEIRNSVDVRLENGKHTRRLGCLFHDLPKAMLAVIQRYITRLEREQNARNNGIR
- a CDS encoding flagellar hook-length control protein FliK, translated to MVAPIDIQGTRSLVPLESLYPTARIGDAREDANARLSQLALGQKVQGTVASLLDDGSFIVKLADTAVRANLPQGSKVGDQLQMTLMGTEPRATFLLDGEAGAAPATFSPTARLIDSLQQHSTATALLGKTPLVSTGAAPPAQIAAALQGALGNSGIFYESHVQQWANGERPLADVLREPQNINARTASPDAVLNPDTARIVNLQLNTLDIPRVQWQGEVWPGQTMQWEVSEQPQQQQTPDDEAPERSWQSVVRFDLPTLGRVAATITLVGDHVQVQVRTADPASAQTLRLHGAQLSEALAAAGSMLDLLTVRQDEQT
- a CDS encoding bifunctional acetate--CoA ligase family protein/GNAT family N-acetyltransferase, whose protein sequence is MSIRHLQALFNPASVALIGATNRPGSIGNAVLHNLVAGGFAGRIMPVNPKHQVLAGLIVRDDVASLPVIPDLAIICTPPASVPGLIAALGERGCKAVIVMSAVNSDQREAMLLAAKPHLLRILGDISAGLLVPAIGLNASFSSGPALPGKLAFVSQSGGLMNGVLDWATTRGLGFSKFISLGDGADIDFGDLLDFLAGDPATHAILLFLEDIRLARKFMSAARSAARGKPILVIRAGRSGEGLRAGASHTGMLASPDSIYDAAIRRAGMLRVNSTEALFGAVETLARAKPMHGECLTILTNGGGPGIMANDALLGLNGRLATLTPKTVTALAQVLPASWSQANPVDLGGDAPVERYRDALAVLLNDANSDAIVFIHAPGALVASTDIARALVPLMKQSSRNVLTCWLGGAAVSEARQLCSAAGIATYDTPEEAVRGFMQIIDFRHNQQLLMQVPPALPEHGTSGRLRAQALVRAALADGRTLLSEPETKIILAAYGIPVVDTSTAATVDEAVLQALRIGFPVAIKILSPQIWHKSDVGGVALDLEDADAVRHAARAMHKRLCELQPDAELQGFAVQAMARRPQAHELIVGVSTDPVFGPVILFGQGGIAVEVLDDHAVGLPPLNSVLAGDMIARTRVARLLAGYRNRPAADLEAINRTLIQISSLVEDLPELVELDINPLLADRHGVIALDARMRVARPQRSSRLAIRPYPQSLEQVTDWHGEALTIRPIKPEDGEAHVIFFNQLSAGDVRYRAFSSIRQLQEPQVARLTQIDYDREMAFIATRVGADGQRETLGVARAVADADNHEAEFAIIVRSDMKGRGLGRLLMQRLIDYCRSRGTHFIIGETMSDNKGLLTLTQKLGFVAKPVPEEHIMSLRLDLG
- a CDS encoding SAM-dependent methyltransferase — encoded protein: MLIITIKQGKEKSLLEERQPWIYASAVERVDGRPQEKMTAGITALVHTSSGQFIARAAYNSKSQIRARIWSYDADEPVDHALIKRRVKAAVAKRSGATTKPVVLVSGDEDGLSGLLVEWYGGLKGYLVCEFQAAGVEAWKVPIVQSLMAETGCKNVYERADALLRKGEGLPVLSGVLAGDEPPEAIELTEKGVKFSIDIRTGRRDKFR